In a single window of the Elaeis guineensis isolate ETL-2024a chromosome 4, EG11, whole genome shotgun sequence genome:
- the LOC140856860 gene encoding germin-like protein 9-3 translates to MASNAWLTLAIVLATLLGTHAGDPDITSDFIVPDGVTPDADFFTFKGLKQALRGAPMDATFKVTKASQVEFPALMGQSVSYAALQFAPGGINPPHNHPRSAELLLVVQGWLQVGLVDSNNTLFTQVLRTGDMFVFPKGLVHFQANKDPRYPAVALSAFGSANAGTVSLPKTLFGSGIDEDVLAKSFKTDAQTIDKLVSAATMG, encoded by the coding sequence ATGGCTTCCAATGCATGGCTAACTCTTGCCATAGTTCTCGCAACCCTCCTCGGCACGCATGCCGGAGACCCTGACATCacatcagatttcatagttcctGATGGAGTCACTCCAGATGCCGACTTCTTCACCTTCAAAGGGCTCAAACAGGCCTTGAGGGGTGCTCCCATGGATGCAACATTTAAGGTGACCAAGGCGAGCCAGGTGGAGTTCCCAGCACTCATGGGGCAGAGCGTCTCGTATGCTGCGCTCCAGTTTGCACCTGGGGGCATCAATCCACCCCACAACCACCCTCGGTCGGCAGAGCTTCTCCTTGTCGTGCAAGGATGGCTCCAAGTCGGGCTCGTGGACTCCAACAACACGCTCTTCACTCAGGTGCTTCGGACTGGTGACATGTTTGTGTTCCCCAAGGGCCTGGTGCACTTCCAAGCGAACAAAGACCCCAGGTACCCAGCTGTTGCCTTGTCTGCATTCGGCAGTGCTAACGCCGGCACAGTGTCTCTTCCAAAGACTTTGTTTGGCAGTGGCATTGACGAAGATGTGTTGGCCAAGTCCTTCAAGACTGATGCTCAGACCATTGACAAGCTTGTCTCAGCTGCCACCATGGGTTGA